One Halomonas sp. M4R1S46 genomic window carries:
- a CDS encoding dihydrolipoyl dehydrogenase produces the protein MTRHARIVILGTGTAGLSAFKQASETTDDILLVDPGPLGTTCARVGCMPSKALLKLARDVDASRRLVREGFVAGPLGEIDDAAVLAQVRRLRDRFAAGPTAAVEKRGDRYIRAPARFVGPDTLDLDGERVSADAIIVATGSAPFVPETWRALGPRLLTSDSVFDLERLPRRLAVVGLGPIGVELGQALAMLGVEVHAFGLDDRVGGLKDPEVNAAACRALGRSLHLHTGHEVEPEPTDDGVLVRFGEEAFEVDAVLAAMGRRPRVASLGLEALGLPLGRNGLPELDPRRLRAGDTPVYFAGDVNDVIPLMHEAADEGRLVAYHALNPDAECLTRRTPLAIVFTEPEIAQVGLAFDELPSEALIGSSDFGKLGRAIIMDDRGGPLRVYADRDGRLLGGEMAVTGAEHLGHQLAWLIQRQVTVEEALLLPFYHPVLEEGLRSALQDLRRQLPESARRPDLPLCGHQDDPLPGI, from the coding sequence ATGACACGTCATGCACGCATCGTGATCCTCGGGACCGGCACGGCCGGGCTCAGTGCCTTCAAGCAGGCCTCCGAGACCACCGACGACATCCTGCTGGTGGATCCCGGTCCCCTGGGCACCACCTGTGCCCGGGTCGGCTGCATGCCTTCCAAGGCCCTGCTGAAGCTGGCCCGGGACGTGGACGCCTCCCGGCGCCTGGTGCGGGAAGGGTTCGTCGCCGGCCCACTCGGCGAGATCGACGATGCCGCCGTCCTGGCCCAGGTGCGCCGGTTGCGCGATCGCTTCGCGGCCGGCCCGACCGCCGCCGTGGAGAAGCGAGGCGACCGCTACATCCGGGCCCCGGCCCGTTTCGTTGGCCCCGACACCCTGGATCTGGACGGCGAGCGGGTCAGTGCCGACGCCATCATCGTCGCCACCGGCAGCGCACCCTTCGTGCCCGAGACCTGGCGGGCGCTCGGTCCTCGCCTGTTGACCAGCGATAGCGTGTTCGACCTCGAGCGTCTGCCCAGGCGACTCGCCGTGGTGGGGCTCGGCCCCATCGGCGTGGAACTCGGCCAGGCGCTGGCGATGCTGGGCGTGGAGGTGCATGCCTTCGGCCTGGACGACCGGGTGGGGGGGCTCAAGGACCCCGAGGTCAACGCCGCCGCCTGCCGGGCCCTGGGGCGCTCCCTGCACCTGCATACCGGGCATGAGGTGGAGCCCGAGCCCACCGACGACGGCGTGCTGGTCCGCTTCGGCGAGGAAGCCTTCGAGGTGGATGCCGTCCTTGCCGCCATGGGGCGACGGCCCCGGGTGGCCTCGCTCGGCCTGGAGGCGCTGGGGCTTCCGCTGGGGCGCAACGGCCTGCCCGAGCTGGACCCTCGCCGGCTGCGCGCCGGCGACACCCCGGTGTACTTCGCCGGCGACGTCAACGACGTGATCCCGCTGATGCACGAGGCCGCCGACGAGGGGCGCCTGGTCGCCTACCATGCCCTGAACCCCGACGCCGAGTGCCTGACGCGCCGCACGCCCCTGGCCATCGTCTTCACCGAACCGGAGATCGCTCAGGTCGGGCTGGCCTTCGACGAGCTCCCCAGTGAGGCCCTGATCGGGAGCAGCGACTTCGGCAAGCTGGGCCGGGCGATCATCATGGACGACCGCGGCGGCCCCCTGCGGGTCTATGCCGACCGGGACGGGCGCCTGCTGGGGGGCGAGATGGCGGTCACCGGCGCCGAACACCTGGGACATCAGCTGGCCTGGCTGATCCAGCGCCAGGTGACGGTCGAGGAAGCGCTCCTGCTGCCCTTCTACCATCCGGTGCTCGAGGAAGGGCTGCGTTCCGCCCTGCAGGACCTGCGCCGTCAGCTGCCGGAGTCGGCCAGGCGGCCGGATCTGCCCTTGTGTGGCCACCAGGACGATCCGTTGCCGGGTATCTGA
- a CDS encoding DnaJ family domain-containing protein codes for MSLVDLLAEAHIRKALDGGELDHLPGRGQPLHLDDDSLVPEELRAGYRLLKNAGFLPPELELVREIREVESLIARLDHGKERNRACARLNLLRSRLRSRGREPSLLLERGEYRDRLLRRLDDEG; via the coding sequence ATGTCCCTGGTCGATCTACTGGCGGAAGCCCATATCCGGAAGGCGCTCGATGGCGGCGAGCTGGACCACCTGCCCGGCCGCGGCCAGCCGCTGCACCTGGACGACGACAGCCTGGTCCCGGAGGAGCTGCGGGCCGGCTATCGGCTACTCAAGAACGCCGGCTTCCTGCCGCCGGAACTGGAGCTGGTGCGCGAGATCCGCGAGGTGGAGAGCCTGATCGCGCGACTGGACCATGGCAAGGAGCGCAACCGGGCCTGCGCCCGTCTCAACCTGTTGCGCAGCCGGCTGCGATCCCGGGGACGTGAGCCGAGCCTGCTGCTCGAGCGCGGCGAGTACCGGGACAGGCTGCTCCGGCGTCTGGACGATGAGGGCTGA